A genomic stretch from Spodoptera frugiperda isolate SF20-4 chromosome 14, AGI-APGP_CSIRO_Sfru_2.0, whole genome shotgun sequence includes:
- the LOC118279226 gene encoding esterase E4-like isoform X1: protein MCSRTLLCVVCVCLIVVVCVVDAGNNGTAAANTSSSNKDGPITHSVSGTFRGAWMETRRGRRFQAYRGIRYADPPVGALRFQPPHLILHYDRVVDASEEGPSCPRPASPGYFVDEDCLTINVYTPGGGRNSTKSLPVIFFIHPGGFYSMSGRSDLAGPHYLLDRDVVLVTINYRLGSLGFLALGNQLAPGNNGFKDQVAALRWVQRNIAAFGGDPDLVTISGCSAGAVSVMVHMISPMSKGLFHRAIALSGSPTSKVASPPDRVDLAIKQATVSKCPANNLTALYECLKTKPWQEIAGSVLGFFEFGYDPLSLWRPVVEPDFGQERFLTEDPMLSIREGRMHSVPFIVSQTTGEFFWKAFTVLNNQTLLDTMNSEWDRIAPISFILPRNETSGRLAALRKAYFGDQPLGNDTATADALGKLYGDAITAFPVHRMANLMCRHSSHPVYYTEFAYVGNRSHYEDPVTKKPVRAAHHDDLIYLFTLSYRFPTIDVADTEDSKMVDKMTAIWYNFARYGDPNPREDTGELASLSWPAMTPDNRTYLRVTGDFTVKQNLYEERFHVWDQLYHIQY, encoded by the exons ATGTGTAGCCGTACACTgctgtgtgttgtgtgtgtgtgtttgattGTGGTAGTGTGTGTAGTGGACGCAGGGAATAATGGCACAGCAGCAG CCAATACCAGCAGCAGTAATAAAGATGGTCCCATCACACACAGCGTATCGGGCACGTTCCGCGGCGCCTGGATGGAGACGCGCCGCGGGAGACGCTTCCAGGCATACCGCGGGATACGGTACGCGGACCCACCCGTCGGGGCGTTGAGGTTCCAG CCCCCGCACCTCATCCTGCACTACGACCGAGTAGTGGACGCCAGTGAGGAGGGTCCGTCATGCCCGCGGCCCGCCAGCCCCGGGTACTTCGTGGACGAGGACTGCCTCACCATCAACGTGTACACTCCGGGTGGTGGCCGCAACAG CACCAAGTCTCTCCCCGTGATCTTCTTCATCCACCCCGGCGGGTTCTACTCGATGTCGGGCCGCAGCGACCTGGCCGGCCCGCACTACTTGCTGGACAGAGACGTCGTGCTCGTCACCATCAACTACAGGCTCGGCTCTCTCG GCTTCCTCGCCCTGGGCAACCAGCTGGCCCCCGGTAACAACGGCTTCAAGGACCAGGTGGCAGCGCTCCGCTGGGTGCAGAGGAACATCGCCGCCTTCGGAGGAGACCCCGACCTGGTCACCATCTCCGGCTGCAGTGCCGGCGCCGTCAGTGTCATGGTGCACATGATATCGCCCATGTCCAAAG GTCTGTTTCACCGCGCCATTGCTCTCAGCGGGTCCCCGACGTCGAAGGTGGCGAGTCCACCTGACCGTGTGGACCTGGCCATCAAACAGGCCACAGTCTCCAAGTGTCCTGCAAACAATCTCACTGCACTCTACGAATGCCTCAAGACTAAACCGTGGCAAGAAATAGCTGGATCTGTTCTGGGATTCTTT GAGTTCGGCTACGACCCCCTCAGCCTCTGGCGCCCGGTAGTGGAGCCCGACTTCGGGCAGGAGCGGTTCCTGACAGAAGACCCCATGCTCTCCATACGAGAGGGCAGGATGCACTCAGTTCCATTCATCGTCAGCCAGACTACCGGAGAATTCTTCTGGAAAGCTTTTA CCGTCCTAAACAATCAAACGCTACTCGACACGATGAACAGCGAATGGGACCGAATAGCTCCGATCTCCTTCATACTTCCCCGCAACGAGACCAGTGGCAGACTGGCGGCGCTGAGGAAGGCGTACTTCGGAGACCAGCCACTGGGCAATGACACGGCGACGGCGGACGCCTTGGGGAAACTGTATGGAGATGCCATTACTGCGTTCCCTGTACATAg GATGGCGAACCTGATGTGTCGCCACTCGTCCCACCCAGTATACTACACCGAGTTCGCGTACGTCGGCAACCGCAGTCACTACGAGGACCCAGTCACTAAGAAACCAGTCC GCGCAGCACATCACGACGATCTGATTTATTTGTTCACGCTGAGCTACCGCTTCCCGACGATAGATGTCGCTGACACAGAAGATTCCAAGATGGTGGACAAAATGACGGCCATCTGGTATAACTTCGCTAGATATGG TGACCCTAATCCTCGCGAAGACACTGGAGAACTGGCCTCACTGTCCTGGCCAGCCATGACGCCCGACAACAGGACCTACTTGCGAGTCACCGGCGACTTCACCGTCAAACAGAACCTTTATGAAGAGAGATTCCATGTTTGGGACCAACTGTACCACATACAGTATTGA
- the LOC118279226 gene encoding esterase FE4-like isoform X3, with amino-acid sequence METRRGRRFQAYRGIRYADPPVGALRFQPPHLILHYDRVVDASEEGPSCPRPASPGYFVDEDCLTINVYTPGGGRNSTKSLPVIFFIHPGGFYSMSGRSDLAGPHYLLDRDVVLVTINYRLGSLGFLALGNQLAPGNNGFKDQVAALRWVQRNIAAFGGDPDLVTISGCSAGAVSVMVHMISPMSKGLFHRAIALSGSPTSKVASPPDRVDLAIKQATVSKCPANNLTALYECLKTKPWQEIAGSVLGFFEFGYDPLSLWRPVVEPDFGQERFLTEDPMLSIREGRMHSVPFIVSQTTGEFFWKAFTVLNNQTLLDTMNSEWDRIAPISFILPRNETSGRLAALRKAYFGDQPLGNDTATADALGKLYGDAITAFPVHRMANLMCRHSSHPVYYTEFAYVGNRSHYEDPVTKKPVRAAHHDDLIYLFTLSYRFPTIDVADTEDSKMVDKMTAIWYNFARYGDPNPREDTGELASLSWPAMTPDNRTYLRVTGDFTVKQNLYEERFHVWDQLYHIQY; translated from the exons ATGGAGACGCGCCGCGGGAGACGCTTCCAGGCATACCGCGGGATACGGTACGCGGACCCACCCGTCGGGGCGTTGAGGTTCCAG CCCCCGCACCTCATCCTGCACTACGACCGAGTAGTGGACGCCAGTGAGGAGGGTCCGTCATGCCCGCGGCCCGCCAGCCCCGGGTACTTCGTGGACGAGGACTGCCTCACCATCAACGTGTACACTCCGGGTGGTGGCCGCAACAG CACCAAGTCTCTCCCCGTGATCTTCTTCATCCACCCCGGCGGGTTCTACTCGATGTCGGGCCGCAGCGACCTGGCCGGCCCGCACTACTTGCTGGACAGAGACGTCGTGCTCGTCACCATCAACTACAGGCTCGGCTCTCTCG GCTTCCTCGCCCTGGGCAACCAGCTGGCCCCCGGTAACAACGGCTTCAAGGACCAGGTGGCAGCGCTCCGCTGGGTGCAGAGGAACATCGCCGCCTTCGGAGGAGACCCCGACCTGGTCACCATCTCCGGCTGCAGTGCCGGCGCCGTCAGTGTCATGGTGCACATGATATCGCCCATGTCCAAAG GTCTGTTTCACCGCGCCATTGCTCTCAGCGGGTCCCCGACGTCGAAGGTGGCGAGTCCACCTGACCGTGTGGACCTGGCCATCAAACAGGCCACAGTCTCCAAGTGTCCTGCAAACAATCTCACTGCACTCTACGAATGCCTCAAGACTAAACCGTGGCAAGAAATAGCTGGATCTGTTCTGGGATTCTTT GAGTTCGGCTACGACCCCCTCAGCCTCTGGCGCCCGGTAGTGGAGCCCGACTTCGGGCAGGAGCGGTTCCTGACAGAAGACCCCATGCTCTCCATACGAGAGGGCAGGATGCACTCAGTTCCATTCATCGTCAGCCAGACTACCGGAGAATTCTTCTGGAAAGCTTTTA CCGTCCTAAACAATCAAACGCTACTCGACACGATGAACAGCGAATGGGACCGAATAGCTCCGATCTCCTTCATACTTCCCCGCAACGAGACCAGTGGCAGACTGGCGGCGCTGAGGAAGGCGTACTTCGGAGACCAGCCACTGGGCAATGACACGGCGACGGCGGACGCCTTGGGGAAACTGTATGGAGATGCCATTACTGCGTTCCCTGTACATAg GATGGCGAACCTGATGTGTCGCCACTCGTCCCACCCAGTATACTACACCGAGTTCGCGTACGTCGGCAACCGCAGTCACTACGAGGACCCAGTCACTAAGAAACCAGTCC GCGCAGCACATCACGACGATCTGATTTATTTGTTCACGCTGAGCTACCGCTTCCCGACGATAGATGTCGCTGACACAGAAGATTCCAAGATGGTGGACAAAATGACGGCCATCTGGTATAACTTCGCTAGATATGG TGACCCTAATCCTCGCGAAGACACTGGAGAACTGGCCTCACTGTCCTGGCCAGCCATGACGCCCGACAACAGGACCTACTTGCGAGTCACCGGCGACTTCACCGTCAAACAGAACCTTTATGAAGAGAGATTCCATGTTTGGGACCAACTGTACCACATACAGTATTGA
- the LOC118279226 gene encoding esterase FE4-like isoform X2 yields the protein METRRGRRFQAYRGIRYADPPVGALRFQPPHLILHYDRVVDASEEGPSCPRPASPGYFVDEDCLTINVYTPGGGRNSTKSLPVIFFIHPGGFYSMSGRSDLAGPHYLLDRDVVLVTINYRLGSLGFLALGNQLAPGNNGFKDQVAALRWVQRNIAAFGGDPDLVTISGCSAGAVSVMVHMISPMSKGLFHRAIALSGSPTSKVASPPDRVDLAIKQATVSKCPANNLTALYECLKTKPWQEIAGSVLGFFEFGYDPLSLWRPVVEPDFGQERFLTEDPMLSIREGRMHSVPFIVSQTTGEFFWKAFTVLNNQTLLDTMNSEWDRIAPISFILPRNETSGRLAALRKAYFGDQPLGNDTATADALGKLYGDAITAFPVHRMANLMCRHSSHPVYYTEFAYVGNRSHYEDPVTKKPVRAAHHDDLIYLFTLSYRFPTIDVADTEDSKMVDKMTAIWYNFARYGDPNPREDTGELASLSWPAMTPDNRTYLRVTGDFTVKQNLYEERFHVWDQLYHIQY from the exons ATGGAGACGCGCCGCGGGAGACGCTTCCAGGCATACCGCGGGATACGGTACGCGGACCCACCCGTCGGGGCACTGAGGTTCCAG CCCCCGCACCTCATCCTGCACTACGACCGAGTAGTGGACGCCAGTGAGGAGGGTCCGTCATGCCCGCGGCCCGCCAGCCCCGGGTACTTCGTGGACGAGGACTGCCTCACCATCAACGTGTACACTCCGGGTGGTGGCCGCAACAG CACCAAGTCTCTCCCCGTGATCTTCTTCATCCACCCCGGCGGGTTCTACTCGATGTCGGGCCGCAGCGACCTGGCCGGCCCGCACTACTTGCTGGACAGAGACGTCGTGCTCGTCACCATCAACTACAGGCTCGGCTCTCTCG GCTTCCTCGCCCTGGGCAACCAGCTGGCCCCCGGTAACAACGGCTTCAAGGACCAGGTGGCAGCGCTCCGCTGGGTGCAGAGGAACATCGCCGCCTTCGGAGGAGACCCCGACCTGGTCACCATCTCCGGCTGCAGTGCCGGCGCCGTCAGTGTCATGGTGCACATGATATCGCCCATGTCCAAAG GTCTGTTTCACCGCGCCATTGCTCTCAGCGGGTCCCCGACGTCGAAGGTGGCGAGTCCACCTGACCGTGTGGACCTGGCCATCAAACAGGCCACAGTCTCCAAGTGTCCTGCAAACAATCTCACTGCACTCTACGAATGCCTCAAGACTAAACCGTGGCAAGAAATAGCTGGATCTGTTCTGGGATTCTTT GAGTTCGGCTACGACCCCCTCAGCCTCTGGCGCCCGGTAGTGGAGCCCGACTTCGGGCAGGAGCGGTTCCTGACAGAAGACCCCATGCTCTCCATACGAGAGGGCAGGATGCACTCAGTTCCATTCATCGTCAGCCAGACTACCGGAGAATTCTTCTGGAAAGCTTTTA CCGTCCTAAACAATCAAACGCTACTCGACACGATGAACAGCGAATGGGACCGAATAGCTCCGATCTCCTTCATACTTCCCCGCAACGAGACCAGTGGCAGACTGGCGGCGCTGAGGAAGGCGTACTTCGGAGACCAGCCACTGGGCAATGACACGGCGACGGCGGACGCCTTGGGGAAACTGTATGGAGATGCCATTACTGCGTTCCCTGTACATAg GATGGCGAACCTGATGTGTCGCCACTCGTCCCACCCAGTATACTACACCGAGTTCGCGTACGTCGGCAACCGCAGTCACTACGAGGACCCAGTCACTAAGAAACCAGTCC GCGCAGCACATCACGACGATCTGATTTATTTGTTCACGCTGAGCTACCGCTTCCCGACGATAGATGTCGCTGACACAGAAGATTCCAAGATGGTGGACAAAATGACGGCCATCTGGTATAACTTCGCTAGATATGG TGACCCTAATCCTCGCGAAGACACTGGAGAACTGGCCTCACTGTCCTGGCCAGCCATGACGCCCGACAACAGGACCTACTTGCGAGTCACCGGCGACTTCACCGTCAAACAGAACCTTTATGAAGAGAGATTCCATGTTTGGGACCAACTGTACCACATACAGTATTGA
- the LOC118279306 gene encoding uncharacterized protein LOC118279306 isoform X1, protein MANNWWREPDMGVLSAPVTSGEPQGCSAMRMWRNACNTLVAPDADDAWKQVVEASPPESLWHTLRNCVAYQAGVWQNLLNKGVDDVIQPAAFKLAIVLRHTPSELTVKLLSDLLRLHPQSQDLTSYILALLTDDEAQWSGGHCSSTSNGSSPEEEEEEERSSTSSDGGDSDGADQGRDTDGPDPGHDTDLDANEASGPADSASAAALSKPHMPPPDSTTHSSDNPNMPDSTTADDPIEVDDSGEGEDDGDAEAEAEGDEDGEGDDEDEDGESADEVERVLVRGVSPAGPAPLRDLQLFGDCELAVLAASREEYDAHAKLVRAEYSKLTNDNYVQLRIKVLNQFSQIPKLFHSPEFECFESAARENIEREINTLQEHLLAGTRD, encoded by the exons ATGGCAAACAACTGGTGGAGAGAACCCGACATGGGAG TGCTGAGTGCTCCGGTGACATCTGGTGAGCCGCAGGGGTGCTCTGCCATGCGTATGTGGCGCAATGCCTGCAACACATTGGTCGCTCCCGATGCTGATGATGCTTGGAAGCAGGTGGTGGAAGCTTCTCCTCCGGAGTCACTCTGGCACACACTCCGAAACTGTGTAGCGTACCAG GCGGGCGTGTGGCAGAACTTGCTCAACAAGGGCGTGGACGACGTCATCCAGCCCGCCGCCTTCAAGCTGGCCATCGTGCTCAGGCATACTCCTTCCGAACTCACCGTCAAACTCCTGTCTGACTTGCTGAGACTGCATCCACAGTCG CAAGATTTGACGTCGTACATCCTTGCGCTGCTGACGGACGACGAGGCGCAGTGGAGCGGCGGACACTGCAGTTCCACGTCCAACGGCTCCTCCCctgaggaggaggaggaggaggaacGTTCCTCCACCAGCTCCGATGGCGGGGACTCTGACGGCGCTGACCAGGGCCGCGACACCGACGGGCCCGACCCCGGGCACGACACGGACCTGGACGCCAACGAGGCCAGTGGCCCCGCCGACTCCGCGTCCGCGGCCGCACTGTCCAAGCCACACATGCCGCCGCCTGACTCCACCACGCACTCCAGCGACAACCCCAACATGCCGGACTCCACCACGGCCGACGATCCCATAGAAGTGGACGACTCTGGCGAGGGAGAGGACGACGGGGACGCGGAGGCGGAGGCTGAAGGAGACGAGGACGGGGAGGGAGACGACGAGGACGAGGACGGCGAGTCGGCGGACGAGGTGGAGCGCGTCCTGGTGCGCGGCGTGTCGCCGGCGGGTCCGGCCCCGCTGCGGGACCTGCAGCTCTTCGGCGACTGCGAGCTGGCCGTGCTGGCCGCCTCGCGCGAGGAGTACGACGCACACGCCAAGCTCGTGCGCGCCGAGTACTCCAAGCTCACCAACGACAACTAcgtgcagctccggatcaag GTGCTGAACCAATTTAGTCAAATCCCGAAGCTGTTCCACTCTCCAGAATTCGAATGCTTCGAGTCTGCGGCTCGAGAGAACATCGAGCGTGAGATCAACACGCTGCAGGAACACTTGCTGGCCGGGACGAGAGATTAG
- the LOC118279306 gene encoding uncharacterized protein LOC118279306 isoform X2, which translates to MYIAGLQAGVWQNLLNKGVDDVIQPAAFKLAIVLRHTPSELTVKLLSDLLRLHPQSQDLTSYILALLTDDEAQWSGGHCSSTSNGSSPEEEEEEERSSTSSDGGDSDGADQGRDTDGPDPGHDTDLDANEASGPADSASAAALSKPHMPPPDSTTHSSDNPNMPDSTTADDPIEVDDSGEGEDDGDAEAEAEGDEDGEGDDEDEDGESADEVERVLVRGVSPAGPAPLRDLQLFGDCELAVLAASREEYDAHAKLVRAEYSKLTNDNYVQLRIKVLNQFSQIPKLFHSPEFECFESAARENIEREINTLQEHLLAGTRD; encoded by the exons ATGTATATTGCTGGCTTGCAGGCGGGCGTGTGGCAGAACTTGCTCAACAAGGGCGTGGACGACGTCATCCAGCCCGCCGCCTTCAAGCTGGCCATCGTGCTCAGGCATACTCCTTCCGAACTCACCGTCAAACTCCTGTCTGACTTGCTGAGACTGCATCCACAGTCG CAAGATTTGACGTCGTACATCCTTGCGCTGCTGACGGACGACGAGGCGCAGTGGAGCGGCGGACACTGCAGTTCCACGTCCAACGGCTCCTCCCctgaggaggaggaggaggaggaacGTTCCTCCACCAGCTCCGATGGCGGGGACTCTGACGGCGCTGACCAGGGCCGCGACACCGACGGGCCCGACCCCGGGCACGACACGGACCTGGACGCCAACGAGGCCAGTGGCCCCGCCGACTCCGCGTCCGCGGCCGCACTGTCCAAGCCACACATGCCGCCGCCTGACTCCACCACGCACTCCAGCGACAACCCCAACATGCCGGACTCCACCACGGCCGACGATCCCATAGAAGTGGACGACTCTGGCGAGGGAGAGGACGACGGGGACGCGGAGGCGGAGGCTGAAGGAGACGAGGACGGGGAGGGAGACGACGAGGACGAGGACGGCGAGTCGGCGGACGAGGTGGAGCGCGTCCTGGTGCGCGGCGTGTCGCCGGCGGGTCCGGCCCCGCTGCGGGACCTGCAGCTCTTCGGCGACTGCGAGCTGGCCGTGCTGGCCGCCTCGCGCGAGGAGTACGACGCACACGCCAAGCTCGTGCGCGCCGAGTACTCCAAGCTCACCAACGACAACTAcgtgcagctccggatcaag GTGCTGAACCAATTTAGTCAAATCCCGAAGCTGTTCCACTCTCCAGAATTCGAATGCTTCGAGTCTGCGGCTCGAGAGAACATCGAGCGTGAGATCAACACGCTGCAGGAACACTTGCTGGCCGGGACGAGAGATTAG
- the LOC118279174 gene encoding RNA-binding protein 5-A, translated as MSWRGRDERNTRWGDDDRWAEGRPRSPVWESRRSASPERREPRAERHHHDRFDRDRDRYDRDRDEDRERRDRYRRERYDRPRDRDRRRSPKRYDDRERDVPAPPSPPNISELDRKASSRSSSRSNSRDRMDLEYDNKYDSRDKHDDNQAINASPGDWFCKCGLYNFKRRQVCYRRNCQGKRSDGIVYGGDNDRNLLSESAGITKRLLFRRLDALTTEEKILEVIKERCSKTVLDSIAGITIGRETLTGASKCLAYINFNSIADSTAAHSELASLQPPLEIDGREVLVSFYNEPKKISKPPSADYSSYYAQMSNYNSSAQAMSEADRVNAAAAVAQSAISAAQARHLAWTPVSVPVFVTSTAQTAPTVKAPTGDGKTVYSPPDVRTFMYDETSGYYYDPATGLYYDGTSQYFYNSQTSQYMYWDAASNTYIAATQAQQNTEQPKLPNPPTATTENTIAKEPEEKKKKDKEDKVKVAKKIAKDMERWARTLNQKKENARSNIVMEQPLDVGASKGSADIGFSVLGSGPSLTHVREISPPPTGDDFLMKKVSDTENTFDSDEGIIDWSKLTCLICKRRFPSADVLNKHKSLSDLHKQNLAEFRKKNDLIPQMNGYRDRAAERRMKFGEDETPIIRKRYDPPDSMPPPMAPHPPPSVVDTIGGKMLQKMGWSEGRGLGKEEQGRIAPIEAEQRPSLAGLGQKRGIYTPTPGETYRDTVKKLMIARYKEVVGQEEGK; from the coding sequence ATGTCGTGGCGAGGCCGTGACGAGAGGAACACGAGGTGGGGCGACGACGACAGGTGGGCGGAGGGCAGGCCGCGCTCGCCCGTGTGGGAGTCGCGGCGGAGCGCGAGCCCCGAGCGTCGGGAGCCGCGCGCCGAGCGCCACCACCACGATCGCTTCGACCGCGACCGCGACCGCTACGACCGCGATAGGGACGAGGACCGCGAGCGCCGCGACCGCTACCGTCGCGAGCGGTACGACAGACCCCGCGACCGCGACCGCCGCCGGTCGCCCAAGCGTTACGATGACCGTGAACGTGACGTACCGGCACCGCCATCCCCGCCCAACATTAGCGAGCTAGATCGCAAAGCCAGTTCTAGGTCTAGCAGCCGCTCCAACAGTCGCGACCGTATGGACTTGGAGTACGACAACAAGTACGACAGCAGAGACAAACATGACGACAACCAGGCCATCAATGCATCCCCTGGGGACTGGTTCTGTAAGTGTGGGCTGTACAACTTCAAGCGGCGCCAGGTGTGCTACCGGCGGAACTGTCAAGGAAAGAGGTCGGATGGCATTGTGTATGGAGGTGACAATGACAGGAATCTACTATCAGAGAGTGCTGGCATCACTAAACGATTGTTGTTCAGAAGGTTGGATGCATTGACAACAGAGGAGAAAATATTAGAAGTTATAAAAGAAAGATGCTCAAAGACTGTTTTAGATTCCATCGCAGGCATCACTATTGGCAGAGAGACTTTAACTGGCGCATCCAAGTGTTTGgcttatattaatttcaattccATTGCTGACTCTACAGCAGCTCACTCTGAGCTAGCTTCCCTGCAGCCTCCACTGGAGATTGATGGGAGAGAGGTTCTTGTCAGTTTCTATAATGAACCTAAGAAAATTTCTAAACCTCCTAGTGCAGACTATTCTTCCTACTATGCTCAAATGTCTAATTATAATTCATCAGCTCAGGCAATGTCTGAGGCAGACAGAGTGAATGCAGCTGCTGCAGTAGCTCAGTCTGCCATATCTGCAGCCCAGGCTCGCCACCTAGCGTGGACTCCTGTTAGTGTCCCAGTATTTGTGACTTCTACTGCACAAACTGCCCCTACAGTGAAAGCTCCAACTGGTGATGGCAAAACTGTGTATAGTCCCCCTGATGTTAGAACTTTTATGTATGATGAGACTTCCGGGTACTACTATGACCCAGCCACAGGTTTGTACTATGATGGTACTAGTCAATACTTCTACAACAGCCAAACAAGCCAGTACATGTATTGGGATGCTGCCAGCAATACTTACATAGCTGCTACACAAGCACAGCAGAACACTGAGCAGCCCAAACTGCCAAACCCACCCACAGCCACCACAGAGAACACCATTGCGAAAGAGCCAGaggaaaagaagaagaaagacaAAGAAGATAAAGTCAAAGTTGCCAAAAAGATAGCTAAAGACATGGAGAGGTGGGCGAGAACTTTGAACCAAAAGAAAGAGAATGCTAGGAGTAATATTGTTATGGAACAGCCCCTAGATGTAGGAGCCAGTAAAGGATCAGCTGACATAGGCTTTTCTGTGTTAGGCTCTGGTCCATCTCTGACACATGTCAGGGAGATATCTCCACCACCCACAGGAGACGATTTTCTAATGAAAAAAGTGTCTGACACTGAGAACACATTTGATAGTGATGAAGGCATTATAGATTGGAGCAAACTCACCTGTCTCATTTGTAAGCGACGGTTCCCGTCTGCTGATGTACTGAACAAACACAAATCACTGTCAGACCTCCACAAACAGAACCTGGCCGAGTTCCGCAAGAAGAACGACCTGATCCCGCAAATGAACGGGTACAGAGACAGGGCCGCAGAGAGACGAATGAAATTTGGTGAAGACGAAACGCCCATTATACGCAAGCGGTACGACCCGCCGGACTCTATGCCTCCACCGATGGCGCCGCATCCTCCACCATCGGTCGTTGACACTATCGGAGGTAAGATGCTACAAAAGATGGGCTGGTCAGAAGGCAGAGGGCTTGGTAAAGAAGAGCAAGGAAGAATTGCTCCCATTGAAGCTGAACAGCGCCCGAGTCTAGCAGGGCTGGGCCAGAAGCGGGGTATCTATACTCCCACCCCCGGGGAGACATACAGAGACACAGTCAAAAAGCTAATGATAGCAAGATATAAGGAGGTTGTCGGACAAGAGGAAGGGAAATAG
- the LOC118279254 gene encoding 5-hydroxyisourate hydrolase, with the protein MSRPVLSTHVLDTSTGRPAAALFVELYKKKENSWALWHSTTTTSDGRIQFPFTNDSMSGGTYKLMFKVGDYYKMLDKETIYPFVEITFTTKDGEHYHIPLLLSPYGYSTYRGS; encoded by the exons ATGTCACGACCCGTTCTGTCGACGCATGTGTTGGACACATCGACGGGGAGGCCTGCAGCCGCGCTCTTTGTCGAATTATAcaagaagaaagaaaattcaTGGGCTCTCTGGCACAGCACAACGACTACTAGTGATGGCAGGATACAGTTTCCGTTCACAAACGACTCGATGTCGGGAGGAACATACAAGCTGATGTTTAAAGTCggagattattataaaatgctCGATAAGGAGACGATATACCCCTTTGTTGAG ATTACGTTCACCACCAAAGACGGCGAGCACTACCACATCCCGCTGCTGCTGAGTCCGTACGGATACTCCACCTACAGGGGAAGCTGA
- the LOC118279387 gene encoding uncharacterized protein LOC118279387 → MTRLLSELLFFIFYFAQSHAMMMRNEALISKMVSDFQKDNTMSATQRSPEQPAQPPLQPVHQQSHQQSHQQSHQKSHQPSHGQSHGQSHGQSHRSPQELQNPDILSMMQNVLCKNFPTIPCGMIVEDGTLRNLIERSIQQLKYKKLSMEKTTAVPGYHLTLFPSINSEDLSNFLQVSENGYYKNKAEKSRSRKHRKRVAKTNVDHPAGERESKKKSKSKKETSRTTLYSGRKKIRKFYPHKIKYKDKSKGRKDFGDYSEEKLSMSVEVPDLTMGGAGAGVAAGRKRSDHVNFKMEPVDPPVWRIDYMKHGEPSLNVFGYEPDRLKEKLVKTGPNVLVAENVLEQAARKDVLHPDVYIKKNFIRKNALELNSGAID, encoded by the coding sequence ATGACGCGGCTACTCTCCGAACTGCTGTTCTTCATATTCTACTTCGCTCAGTCTCACGCCATGATGATGAGAAACGAAGCACTGATATCTAAAATGGTGTCCGACTTTCAAAAAGACAACACGATGTCTGCCACGCAGCGCTCCCCCGAGCAGCCGGCGCAGCCCCCGCTGCAGCCGGTGCACCAGCAGTCGCATCAGCAGTCGCACCAGCAGTCGCACCAGAAGTCGCACCAACCGTCGCACGGCCAGTCGCACGGCCAGTCGCACGGCCAGTCGCACCGGTCGCCGCAGGAGCTGCAGAACCCCGACATCCTGTCCATGATGCAGAACGTGCTCTGCAAGAACTTCCCCACCATACCGTGCGGCATGATCGTGGAGGACGGCACGCTGCGCAACCTCATCGAGCGCTCCATACAGCAGCTCAAGTACAAGAAACTGTCGATGGAGAAGACGACGGCGGTGCCCGGCTACCACCTCACGCTGTTCCCGTCCATAAACAGCGAGGATCTGTCCAACTTCCTGCAAGTCAGCGAAAATGGGTACTACAAGAACAAGGCAGAGAAGTCGAGGTCGAGGAAACACAGGAAAAGAGTCGCGAAGACTAACGTCGACCATCCGGCGGGGGAGAGGGAGAGCAAGAAGAAGAGCAAGTCGAAGAAGGAAACGTCGCGGACCACGCTGTACAGCGGCAGGAAGAAGATCAGGAAGTTCTACCCGCACAAGATAAAGTATAAGGACAAGTCGAAGGGAAGGAAGGACTTCGGCGACTACTCGGAGGAGAAGCTGTCGATGTCGGTGGAGGTGCCCGACCTGACCAtggggggcgcgggggcgggcGTCGCCGCCGGCAGGAAGCGCTCCGACCACGTCAACTTCAAGATGGAGCCCGTGGACCCGCCCGTGTGGCGGATCGACTACATGAAGCACGGCGAGCCCAGCCTCAACGTGTTCGGCTACGAGCCCGACCGGCTGAAGGAGAAGCTGGTGAAGACGGGGCCCAACGTGCTGGTGGCGGAGAACGTGCTGGAGCAGGCGGCGCGCAAGGACGTGCTGCACCCCGACGTGTACATCAAGAAGAACTTCATCAGGAAGAACGCGCTCGAACTCAACTCCGGCGCCATCGACtag